The following nucleotide sequence is from Cellvibrio sp. PSBB006.
GACCTTGAGTTGTAACCAGGGCATGGGGATCTCGAATCGGGGAGAGGCCGGTCACCCATGACGGGTGACCGGTCGGGATGTTAATTGGCGAGTTTCTTCTCAAGGTAATGGATGTTGACACCACCTTTGCGGAATTCCGTATCGCGCACCAGCATTTGTTGCAGGGGGATATTGGTGCGAATGCCATCAACAATGGTTTCGTCCAGAGCGTTGCGCATACGGTTCAGGGCAATCTCGCGGGTTTCACCGTAGGTGATGACCTTGGCGATCATGGAATCGTAGTTGGGCGGAACGGTGTAACCACTGTAAAGATGAGAGTCAACCCGAACGCCCAAGCCGCCGGGGGCATGGTAGTTTTTAACCAGGCCGGGGCAGGGCATAAAGGTTTTGGGGTCTTCCGCATTGATACGACATTCAAAGGAATGGCCGCGAATCACGATATCGGATTGCTTGATCGACAGTTTTTCACCCGCACAAACGCGAATCTGTTCTTTGATCAAGTCGATGCCGGTCACCATTTCGGATACCGGGTGTTCTACCTGAATACGGGTGTTCATCTCGATGAAGTAAAAACGGCCGTCTTCATACAGGAATTCGAAAGTACCTGCCCCGCGATACCCAATGTCCACACACGCTTTTACACAGGATGCGTAAGTAGCCTGGCGTACATCTTCAGGGATTCCGGGAGCCGGTGCCTCTTCCAATACTTTTTGGTGGCGGCGTTGCAAAGAGCAGTCACGATCACCCAGGTGAATGGCATTGCCTTGGCCATCGGACAGGATCTGGACTTCGACGTGACGCGGATTTTGCAGGAATTTTTCCATGTACACGGTGCCATCGCCAAAAGCAGCTTTGGCTTCACCCTGGGTAACATGGATAGAGTTCATCAGGGCTGCTTCTGTGTGTACGACGCGCATGCCGCGACCGCCACCACCGGCAGCTGCCTTGATGATCACCGGATAACCGATACGTCGGCCGATCTCCAGACATTGTTCGGCGTTATCTGCTGGCAGCGGCCCGTCGGAGCCTGGCACGGTGGGTACACCGGCTTTCTTCATGGCCTTAATGGCTTCTACCTTGTCGCCCATCATACGAATAACGTCAGGATCGGGACCGATAAACACAAAACCACTTTTTTGCACTTGCTCAGCAAAATCCGCATTTTCGGCCAGAAATCCATAGCCGGGATGCACCGCTACAGCGTCGGTAATCTCCATGGCGCTGATGATCGCCGGAATATTGAGATAACTTTTGGGTGAAGGATTGGGGCCAATACAGACAGATTCGTCTGCCAGGCGTACGTGTTTTAAATTGCGGTCTACCTGTGAATGGACGGCGACAGTTTTGATGCCCATCTCTTTGCAGGCGCGCAGAATACGCAGCGCAATTTCGCCGCGGTTGGCGATAAGAACTTTTTCAAACATAACCAGTTCCTTAAGCTCGTTCGTATAAACAGCGCCGACGGCGTGTTCGTTGGCTTTCTATAACTTAAACGATTGTCACGAGCGGTTGGTCAAACTCGACCGGTTCACCATCGCCAACCAGAATGGCTTCAATTACGCCGGCTTTGTCGGCTTCGATCTGGTTCATCATCTTCATGGCTTCGATAATACAAATCACATCGCCCACTTTGACGTGTTTACCTACTTCTGCAAAAGCTGGAGAGCCTGGGCTCGGTGAACGATAAAAGGTGCCGACCATGGGCGATTTCACAACATGGCCATCATATGAGGCCTTGGCGGGAGCATCATTGTTAGCGGCGGGTGCTGAAACCGGTGCAGCGGCGGGCGCGGCCGGTTGCGGCGCATAAGCGGCTTGCATTGGTGCTGCGATGTACTGCGGCTGACCTGAGTAGTTACGGCTGATACGTACTGATTCTTCGCCTTCTTTGATCTCCAGCTCACCGATATCGGATTCTTCCAGCAGTTCGATCAATTTTTTAATTTTGCGAATATCCATAGAGTCCTCTCTAGAACAAGGGTTGTATGTGAAATAGGGTTAATGCTTTAGCAATTGAAAGGCCGCGCGCAACGCCAGTTCATAACTGGTTGCACCGAAGCCGCAGATGACGCCCTGGGCGACATCGGAAAAGTAAGAGTGATGCCGGAATCCCTCACGTTTGTGGACATTCGATAGGTGTACCTCAATAAATGGGATATCGACGGCGAGGAGCGCATCGCGCAGTGCAACGCTCGTGTGGGTAAAGGCCGCAGGATTGATCAGGATAAAATCCACACCTTCTTTACGGGCATCGTGGATGCGTTCGATCAGCTCGTATTCCGCATTGCTTTGCAGAGTCAGGAGGTGGTGGCCTGCGTCATGGCACAACTGGGAGAGTTGCTGGTTGATGGAATCCAGCGTTGCCGCTCCGTAAATCCCCGGCTCGCGCAATCCGAGCAGGTTAAGGTTGGGGCCGTGAAGTACCAGAATGGTAGCCATGGATTCGGTTAATCCTGTTCTTGATATGTATCTGGCAAACGTGTGTGCCGATGGCACCAGTGTTACATCGAACTTCGTCGAATTTGAGCTTATTGGCTAAGACTAGTTCGGTTTATGAGCAAATCAAACCGGAACCTGCAAAAACCCGCTTGTGTTTAGTGCGAAGTGGGGCGAGTTTGCCGTAAAAAAAACGGGCTGTCCACGGGTCAGGAAAGATTTTGCGTAATTGCCCGAAAATAGCGGCAAGTTTAAGGAAGTTAGGCTACTAATGCGGATTTGCCAGGTTCATTTTATTTCGCGTTCAGCTCTGAAGCCGGCACGTTGTAGCCCTGATCAGGGGTGTTTGGCAGACTTTTCACGAAGCTCCGGGAAAAGGCTGCCAAAATTGTAGATTTAGTTGTTAAAAGCTGTTTTCTGGCCACTTATTGATTCAATCAGGCGCCCAGGTGTTAATAATTGCGGCAAAATCTCTGCTTTACCGCTAGTTTCAGCGGGAAACCACAAGTAGAGAGGGACGCCACTGCGGCCATATTCGGTTAACAAGGCGGTAATTTGCGGATCGCGATTGGTCCAATCGCCTTTCAGGGTGACGACCTGATAATCGTCGAACGCTTGTTCTACTTCTTCGGTGTGGAGGGTCAAGCGCTCGTTGGCGAGGCAGGTCAGGCACCAGTCTGCGGTGAGGTTGACGAATACCGGTGTTCCCGACGCGCGCAATTGCTGCAAGCGCTCCGGTGAGTACGCCTGCCAACGTGAAGGTTCGGTGGCTTGCCCGATCATCTGCCAGGGCAAAACAAGCGCGCCAATCCAGGCGGCAGCGATCAGGGCGCGGCGTAACCATTGCCAGGCACCCTGAGCTGAGCGATTAAGCAGCCAGCAACCAAATGCGATAGCTACTGCGCCGGCGGCGACGATCATGCTGGCATCGACACCCGCCTGACGACCCAATACCCACAGCAACCAGACCGCTGTGAGGTAGAGGGGAAATGCGAGAAATTCTTTCAGGTTTTCCATCCAGACGCCGGGTTTTGGTAAGCGATTGGCGAGGGCGGGTATATAACACAGTAATAACAGGGGTAGCGCCATGCCCAGCCCTAAGGCGGCAAAGATGGCGAGGCAAACGATGGCGGGCTGGGTTAAGGCAAATCCCAGTGCGGCGCCCATAAAAGGCGCCGTGCAGGGGCTGGCCACAACAGCGGCCAATACGCCGGTGAAAAAAGAACCGCTCAGGCCGGATTTCTGGGTCAGAGATTGTCCGGCTCCCATCCAACGGGTGCCGATATTGATCAGCCCCGACATGCTCAGCCCCATCACAAAAAACAGATAGGTCAGAGCGGCGATCAGCAGCGGGGATTGCAACTGAAACCCCCATCCAATGGCTTCACCGCCGGCTCTGGCCAACAGTAATGCGCCGGCGAAGGCCACAAAACACACCACGATGCCAGCGGTATAAACCCAGCCGTGCAGGGGCAGGCGGTCGCGATCCGCCTGTGCCAGGCTCATGACCTTGATAGACAATACTGGAAAAACACAGGGCATCAGGTTCAGGATGATGCCACCGAGGATGGCGAAGAGCATGATCTTGATCAGTGACGCCGGCACTTCTGCTGTTGTTGCAGTTGGCGGGGTTTCTACAAGCAATGGATCTTCCGGCGGTGGCAGGATCACGACCTGATTATTTCCCGGGTCAACCTGCAGGTAGTCTGTATAGGGCGGATAGCACAAACCCGCGTCAGCACACCCCTGGGACTCCACTTGCAAATTAAAGGGGGCTGTATCGGGTGGCAGGTCGACTGTCAGTACCGCCTTGTCGTAAAACACGGTCATGTCTTTGGCGAAGAACTCATCGTACTTGGTGATGCCTGTGCCGAATTGGGGTGTCAGGGCGATGCCATTGCTGGCACTCAGTTTGAAGCGTTCTTCATATAAGTAGTAAGCCGGCGCAATGGCCCACTCCAGTACAAGCTGGTTATCTTCAACATGTGCTTGCAGTTGAAAGGCTTCAGTTACTAACAGAAATTCATCGTCGGGAGCGAGAATGCTGGTATCCAGGCCGCTTTGTTTGGGGGTGTCAAAAATATCCTGAGCCTGGCTTGTTGACGCAAATAGCAGGCAGCTGAACATCAGGGCAAGATAAGCCAGGAAGCGGGCAGGATGGGGCAAGGTCACGAGAGCAGGCATAGTCGGTGATTTCTTGTTGTGAGTTGGGTAAGTATTCGGGCTATGTGTCGCCGGGGGTGTCATGAATCTTGTGGCCTAGTAGTATAGGCCCCGGTTTGATTTCTGAGTGACGCCGTTTGATTTCTGCATGATCCCCGTTCGATTCCGAATGAAGCGATCCGTGGCGGTAGAAGACACCTGGAAAATTCTAGCGGATTAGACAGGCTTTGGTGTGTTGGTTCACACAACTTTTTACTCCGTTTGTCATTCTGTTCAAGCAATTTTGATAGATTCGTATCATATGACGCGCCTGTAGTTGAACTTCTTTATCAGAGAACCCGGTTTTATGCGTAAAGTGATGTGTCAGTTATTTGTTGTCAGTGTGTTATCCACGGTATTGGGGGCTTGCCAGACATCTCCCAAGCCTGCACCCAAAAAACCGGCTCCGGCGGCTGTCGTTCCCGAGCCCCGCCCGGCACCCAAGCCGGTTAATACCCGCGAGCAAAGCATCAAGCGTTTGCTCGCAGATGCGGAGTATGCGTTAAGTCAAAACCAGTTGTTGATGCCGCTCAATGACAACGCCCACGATCGCTACCACGCCGTGTTGTTGATGGACCCCGACAACAGTGAAGCGAAAACCGGTTTGCAGGCGATTACCCTGCGCTATCTGGAGTTGGCCCGCAGTGCAGCAGCGCGCAGTCGTTATGCTGAAGCACAGGGACATTTGAAAAACGCCCGCGATCTGGACCCGAAAAACCCGTTGGTAGAAGAGTTTGCAGTCATTCTGCGCAAAGAGATTGCCAACCAGAAACCACCCGCCCCCTACAAGCCGGGGCCGGACGAGCGCATGATTGATGCCAGGGCGCTATCGGCAAAAAGCCCGGAGGTTATCGCGCAACTGGGTGAGTTGGCGCAGGTGGCGCGGGAAAGCGGTGATCTGGTTATGATTCACGCGCGCAATGATGCCGAAGGGCGTTGGATATACCAACAGATGCGCGATGCAGTGCCGGGCTTTTTATTGCGTGGTGATATCAGGATCACCCAGCAGCCGCGCATTAAATTTGTACCGCGCCTGCAATAATTCATAACAACTGCCAAGGGTCATACCATGCTCAACACCATGCACCGTATTTTTGTTCTTACCTTATTTTTTGTGGTCGGATCGGCTTTTGCTGGTCAACCTGAACCGGCCACTGTTCCTGCCGAGGTTGCCAGCACTCAATCTGCTCTCGTCAAGGTCGCCACGCAGGTTCGCGTGGACGGGGCTTATATCAACGTCCCGGTGCCCGGAACCAAAAATACCGCCGCATACTTTACCCTGCGCAACCTGTCGGATAAGCCCATCAGTCTGGTGTCGGTGGAAGTCGATGTGGCGCAGCGGGCAGAGTTGCACAGCCACACCACCAAGGATGGGATGATGCAAATGCGTCGCGAAGAACAGATCCTGATTCCGGCGCAATCCAGCGTGGCTTTTGCTTCTGGTTCCTACCATGTCATGCTGTTCGATCTGCAACGCAGCATCCAAACCGGTGAGGAGCTACAATTGTTATTAACCTTTGCTGACGGTAAACAGCTGGTCGCCACAGCAAAGGTGAAAAGTATTTTTGATAAGGCACATCATCATTAAGCGATTTTAAGGATTAACAGCCATGGCATTACCGAAGTTTAAAAATTTATGGGTGCGTGGTGTACGCAAGGCGCGCGACGGGTATTCCGATACGCAGGAAGATATTGCCGGCAGCAGTCTGTGGTTTCGGGTGGCGCTGATTGTAATGGTGATTTATCTGCTGATTGCCGTTGCCGTTGGCATTTACTGGAGTTTGTCCCCCGGTCTGTTTGACGTTCGCGCTAATGCACAACAGGAATTAGCCGGTGAGCAACAGACACTGGTAAACGGCACAGTTACCACGGCGACCCTGATTCGTGTCGCCGAGACGCTCTGGGACAAACCGGGCGGTTATCTTTCCAATGACATCATGCCGCCGGGTTTATGGCTGGACGATATGCCTAACTGGGAATACGGGGTATTGATCCAGGTGCGCGATATGAGCAAGGCCATGCGCGAAGCCTTCAGTCGTTCGCAGTCCCAATCCCGCGAAGACAAAGATCTGATCCTGGCTGAACCGCGTTTTAATTTTGATAACGCGAGCTGGATATTTCCGGCATCGGAATCCCAATATCAGGAGGGGGCAGATTATCTGCGTCGCTACCTGCAGCGGCTGGCGGACGATAACCCACAGGATGCGCAGTTTTTTGCGCGTGCGGATAATTTGAATTATTGGTTATCAACGGTTGAGACGCGTTTGGGTAATTTGTCCCAGCGGCTGAGTGCCAGCGTTGGGCAGCAGCGCCTGAATACTGACCTGCCGGGTGTTGCTCCCGCAACGCATTCATTCGATGACGGCGTCGTAAAAACGCCCTGGAACGAATTGGATGATGTGTTTTTTGAAGCACGCGGATCGGCCTGGGCCTTGATTCATATGCTTAAAGCGGTGGAGATAGATTTTGCCGATGTGCTGGAAAAGAAAAACGCTCGGGTCAGCGTGCAACAGATTATTCGCGAGCTGGAGGCGACGCAACAGACGCTGTTCAGCCCGATAGTCTTGAACGGTAGTGGCTTTGGTATGCTCGCCAATCACTCGCTGGTTATGGCTTCTTATATCTCCCGCGCCAACGCGGCCATCATTGATCTGCGGCGTCTACTCGCCCAAGGGTAAATCCCGTCCGGTGAGGTTTGCTCGCCTCACCGGTATCCTTCCTACGATGTGCTTGTTGAAAATGTGCCTGTTTTTTGCGAGGCATCGCTATTCGTTGGATGATGTACGGTTCGCAATTATGAGTAGTGTTCCATCACAAGTTTTATTAATGCTACCTGCCGCAAATTAATCGCTGCGCATAATGGCGTAGAATGCCCCGCTACGTGGAGCCTTGGGCTTCTGGTTCAGCACCCTTGATGAAAGATAAAAGTAGGGAGTTCGAATGCGATTGTTAATGATGTTAGTGGGCCTTTCCTTTGGGGTTCTGGGCGCAACGCAAGCATTGGCGGACTCTGCTGACTCTGCTAAAGAACCGTTATGGCTTGAAGTGATTGATCCCTATGTTGAGATGCACAGTGGACCGGGACGCGGTTATCCGGTGTTCTATGTCATCGAGCAGGGAGAGCGGGTTGACGTGATCACCCGGCGCCCGGGCTGGTATGAGGTGCGCACCCAGGACGGCAAAACCGGCTGGACCACGGCCGCACAAATTTCCCGCACGATCCAAACCACCGGCGAGCCTGCCGATCTACCCACCGTCAGCTATGGTGATTACCTGAAGAACAGTTGGCGTGCCGGTTTTAATACCGGGCAATTTTCCAGTGGGGAATTGCAAAGCAGCGAATTGTTCAGTGCAACGGTTGGCTACCGCCCGTTGGGGTGGCTGGGTGTTGAGCTGGAGGCGGGAAAAATTTTTGGTACGGATATCAAGGGTGATTTCTACGGTGCGAATCTGGTGGTGGAGCCTTTCTCGGATTGGCGTATATCTCCTACGGTATTGATTGGGCGCGGTGTGATGAAGATTGATTCGCAACCCAAGCTGGTGCCGCTGCAAATCGATGACTCAGACTTTAATCATTATGGTCTGGGGTTTAATTACTACCTGGGCAGAAACTTTCTGTTCAAGGGCGAGTATCGCTCTTACTCCGTTTCCACTGATGATAACAATGTGAGTCTAGAAGCATGGACAATAGGTTTCAATTCGTTCTTTTAAAGATGAAGGCTGCAACCCTGGCTGCTGCTATGTGCATTGCGCCGGCAGTTTTTGCGGATGAGTCGGTAACGACTGATATCTCGGACATCAATAACGAAGTGTTTGAGTTGGGTGTTTTTGCCGGCATCATCAATATTGAGGATTTTGGCAGCGAGTTTGTGCCGGGTATCAGTGCTACCTTCCGTGCGTCGGAAGATTTTTTTATTCAGTACAATTACCTGCAAACGGATGTATCGGCTTCGTCCTATGAAAACAATCAGGGTAAATTGTTTGATGGCGATGACCGGACATTTAAGCATTACGACTTATTGATTGGTTATAACTTGTTTCAGGGGGAGTTTTTCCCTTCGCCACCTAAGGCGAATCTGTCGAGCCTTTATGTGGTGGGTGGTGTGGGTGATACGGAGTTTGGTGGGGAGTCCAGTCTGACGTATACGGTGGGGATTGGTTATCAGGTTGCGCTGACCCGTCGTATTGGGTTGCACTTTGATTTCCGGGATTATATTTACCGGTCGACGTTGGTGTCTGATGAGAAACGCACTGTGGGTGCTGCGCAGATATCTTCTGGTGTGAAATTTTTGTTTTGATGTGGTGGGTTTGTGCTTTGTTATCCGTTTGGTATCAGGCACTAGGGTTCGAAAACGCATAACAAATTGGCAGGACAGCCAATTTGCACAGCGAAGCTGCCCGAAGGGTGAACCACAGGGATGTGGTGAATGAATCATCCCTGTAGCTCCCGCAAGTCATCCATGACTTGAGGGTTTCGAACCCTAGTGCCTGATACCAAACTTGCATTGTGCGAGCGTCGAGTTTCTAAAATAACGCATTTACACCAATCAACATTTCGGTGTTGTTGGTCTTTTTATTATCACCCAAAAATTCCCGGTCAACGATGGTGTCGCGCAGGTCCAGGTTGATTGTCATCCAGTCGGTTATAACGGCGCGGTAGCTAGCTCCAATCACCATGCCGGTTTTGTCGTTAGCGGCAAAGCTCACGTCGGCAACGCCGGCTAACAGGTAGATGGCGGAGTTAAATTTGTGGCGTTTGCCCAGGAAGGAGCGGCCGTCCAGCAGGTTGTATCCGGCAAGCAGGTTGACGTATTCAAAATCATAATCACCGTCGGCCAGAAAATTACCGCCGGCTACTTCTTCAAACGCGGCTTTGCCGACTGTCGATACACCGTAGTTTGCCTGGGCAATAAATTTGCGGTTGATATGGTAGGTAAAGGAGATGCCGGTTACCGGGTTGGTATTGAAGTCTTCGACCGACAAAAGGCCAACGTAAGCACCCAATTCAAATTTTTCGGTATCAATGGCCGCAGCCTGGATGTTTGGCATGTTCTTGTCTGGATCGATAACCGTGACGGGTTGATTGTCGTCGTTGCCGTAGGTGTGAGCGGCAGTCCCCAAGCTCAAAAGACAAGCCAGAATCTTAAAGGAGCGTGACATCTTCTTTTTCTCGCGGGTAATGATGGAATAGAGGTTGGATGTGCAGTGAGTTAGCTTCGGCCGCGCTGTGTCGCAGCGGGATGCAAATCCAATGTTGCCGACAACTATACCTGAATTTGCACCTGAATGAACAACCTGTTGGTGTTAGTTGGATCGCAGAATTGACACATAATTACGCCATGGGTTTTTCAATTTGATAAGGTTTGGCGGAGTGCATTCGCGAAATATTTCCTGCTGTCTGTCGGCTGCTGTAAAGTGTCTTCCAATGTTGGTATTTGTTGTTCTGCATCACAGAAGTGGTTTGATATGGTTAAAACTTTGAGGGCGATGCGTATCCCGGTTTTGTCGTTTTCCCTCCAACGAATTTTATTTTTCCTGCGTTTATTTTTTCGTCAACTGCGAAATCGCAGCGACCAGGTTTTTGGTGATTAGTTCATAAAATCAAAACACCAAGTGTGACTGGCGTTCGAGTTTTAAAAAAATCTCCGGGTCTGATCTGTTTTATCTCGTATATTGGATATTTGGTGCCAAACCCTGGTGTGTGTAGCGGATGAAATGGGTATACGACTTATGGCCAACAACTATCTGGTAAGAAGAATGTCGACGGGCTGTCTGATGGCCGCGTTGCTGTTTATGTCTCTGCCGCTGCTCGCTGCCGAGCAGCCTGCCGATCCCAAGTGGACCACGACCACAGCAGGAAAAAAAACCGATACCACGAGCGAGAATGACTCCGCAGCCACGCAGGATGCGAGTATTGAGGTAAACCGGGTTTCCAAAAATATTCAACAGTTGAAGCAGCAGGTTATTGATCTTAATAAAGATTTGCGGCTGATGGAGGAAAAATTACTCTTTCCTTCAAGCACCAAATATTCCGTTTTTGTCTCCATGAGTTCCGGTCAGTTCTTTTCGTTGGAGAGTATCAAACTCAAGCTGGATGGCAAGTTGGTGGCTACGCATCTCTACTCCGAGAAGCAGCGCCAGGCGTTGATTCGCGGCGGCATCCACAAATTTTATATTACGAATTTGAATGAAGGTCAGCATACGGCAACGATATTTTTTACCGGTGTAGGGCCAAATGGGCGTGCGTACAAACGCGCGTCGACCATTGATTTTGAGAAGGGTCCGGCTGGGGAATACCTGGAAGTCGCCATCAGTGACGACAGCGTTACACAAGAACCAGTCTTTGGAATCAAACAGTGGTAATCACATGTTACATAAGGTTGTAGTAACTCTTGTCAACAGACCGATGCAACAGCTTTTCGCTGCGGCCAGGTTGATGTTGTGTCTGGTGTTGTTTGTAGTGTTGTCTGTGGTAACCCAGCCTGTCTTTGCCGCTATCTCCGTTAACAAGTCCACGACGGATCTGGAGTATGGCGTTATCTTGTTTGATTATTTCCAGCAGGATTATTTTTCGGCCCTGATTGAGCAGGAATATGCGCAGGCCATCAATAATGCCACGGCCAAGAGCCCGCGCGGGCAGGTGCTGAAAGGCGGCATGATGCTGTCATATGGCATGGCCGATGAAGCAAAACGCATGTTTGATACCTTGCTGGATTCTTCTGCATCGGAAGAAGTGAAAAACCGCGCATGGTTTTATCTGGCCAAGCTGTTCTACAGTAAATCTGATGCGCAGAATGCGCGTGAATCCCTGGCACAAATTCGCGGCAAGATGCCTGACGATCTGCATACGGATTACCACTACCTGGCTACCTTGTTGAACCACGAAGGTAATCATCTCGGTGACACTGAAAATAAATTCAAAGCAGTCTCCAAAGAAAATCCTTACTACCCTTATTTATTATTCAACATGGCTATCCTGCAATTGAAGGATAACAAGTTGGAATCCGCAGTAGCTAATCTTGAAGCGGTGACGAATTACGCGGGGGTGAGTGAAGAGCTTTCTTTATTGTCTGACCGCGCTCGGCATGGCCTGGCAGAATTGGCTTTGCAACACGGCAATTTAATGCAGGCCTGGCTTTACCTGAAAGATATCCGCACCACCGGCCTGTATTCCAATCGTGCGCTCTTGTCCTACGCCTGGGCAGCTATCAATTTGAAACAATACCAGCAAGCTATTCCTGCGCTTGAGCTGTTGAATGAGCGTTCTATTGCCATA
It contains:
- a CDS encoding lipopolysaccharide assembly protein LapB, whose product is MLHKVVVTLVNRPMQQLFAAARLMLCLVLFVVLSVVTQPVFAAISVNKSTTDLEYGVILFDYFQQDYFSALIEQEYAQAINNATAKSPRGQVLKGGMMLSYGMADEAKRMFDTLLDSSASEEVKNRAWFYLAKLFYSKSDAQNARESLAQIRGKMPDDLHTDYHYLATLLNHEGNHLGDTENKFKAVSKENPYYPYLLFNMAILQLKDNKLESAVANLEAVTNYAGVSEELSLLSDRARHGLAELALQHGNLMQAWLYLKDIRTTGLYSNRALLSYAWAAINLKQYQQAIPALELLNERSIAIPEVQEAKVLLAHVYEQEGAPRKALKRNLIAEKEFHEGVEMIAEARRVIEKQDVPREFIKNLDAMMDDSDWYSTRPSVDYQKLTPFLIDLMASHPFHETLRELADLYAIEENLKYWSIQANEHLLILDNANKKKNFDDSVLQLVKTSAELNEQFSDQNTELRLHSLALNEEDQDRLKALIETTERELKLLDGKVAKFRDYKRPYEQPAYYKKMVAEKHREIERQLAETEKFVQSFETIMRGLVKVELDKHEERMRYYAAQSKLAKARLYDMTLLSLEKAKSTVQDDVGADAQGDE